Genomic DNA from Comamonas antarctica:
AATCGGACAACCCGGGTCAGCGCTTGCACGGGCACGCGATCCACAGCGCAGAAAAGAAAAAGGCCGCACGTCTGTGGACATGTGCAGCCTTGGAATTGGTCCCTCAGCAGCACTCGCACTCTGCCTTGAATCCCGCATGAATGCTGGGTTTCTTTTTTGGGTGTGCAAAATGTACCCCCAAATGTACCCCCAGAATGCAAAGGATACCCCCCGGCCATGAAGCTGACTGACGCCAAACTACGCACGCTGAAAGAGCCAGGCAAGTACTTTGATGGTACCGGCCTGTTCCTTGACCTGACCAAAGCGGGTGGGCGGTACTGGCGCATGAAATACCGGTATGGCGGTAAGGAAAAGCTGCTGGCGTTGGGCGTGTACCCGGGGGTAAGCCTTCGGGATGCCCGCGAGCTGGCAGCACAGGCGAAGCAGGCGCTTCAGGTCGGCGAAGACCCTGCCGAGCAGCGCAAGGCTGCCAAGGTCCAAGCTGCGCATGAAGCCGTGAACACTTTCCGGGCGGCGGCGGGTGAGTGGCTCGAGCACCAGTCGGCCCGCTGGACGCCTGTAACGCGGGAGCGCATCCGGGCATCGCTGGAGGCCGACATTCTCAAAACGATGGGTGAACGGCCGCTGGCAAGCGTCAAGCCTTTGGAGGTGATGACTGCGGTCAAGCGCATCGAGGCGCGGGGGGCGGGCGATCAGGCGGGCCGCGTGCTGCAGCGGGTCAAGGCTATCTTCCGCTGGGCCGTAATCCATCGAAAGATCGACAGCAATCCCATGCTCGACCTGGTGCAGTCCGAGATACTCAAGCCGCGTGAAGTCAAACACCGGGCGGCGTTGGACGCCAAGGATTTACCCGCCTTCCTTGCCCAGCTCGACGCCTATGACGGTGATCCGCACACGGTCCATGCATTGCGCCTGCTGATGCTGACCGCAGCCCGCCCCGGCGAGGTTCGCGGCGCGCTGTGGGCCGA
This window encodes:
- a CDS encoding tyrosine-type recombinase/integrase — encoded protein: MKLTDAKLRTLKEPGKYFDGTGLFLDLTKAGGRYWRMKYRYGGKEKLLALGVYPGVSLRDARELAAQAKQALQVGEDPAEQRKAAKVQAAHEAVNTFRAAAGEWLEHQSARWTPVTRERIRASLEADILKTMGERPLASVKPLEVMTAVKRIEARGAGDQAGRVLQRVKAIFRWAVIHRKIDSNPMLDLVQSEILKPREVKHRAALDAKDLPAFLAQLDAYDGDPHTVHALRLLMLTAARPGEVRGALWAEVDLDAALWIIPAERMKMRQEHRVPLSSQALELLQSMQSMSGGRELIFPSPYYPSKPLSENTFNSAMARMGYKNLATAHGFRALFSTVANEAGWRPDVIERQLAHKEPNQVRAAYHRSTYMDERAKLLQWWADYLDGRKTGKVVHLHQRTA